A window of Apium graveolens cultivar Ventura chromosome 8, ASM990537v1, whole genome shotgun sequence contains these coding sequences:
- the LOC141678627 gene encoding putative hexosyltransferase MUCI70 isoform X1, translating into MFIDEETEVFMKNSSVLDSRKRVGIWRIIFVRNIPYTDARRNGKIPKLLLHRIFPNVRYSLWIDEKLQLVTDPYQILERFLWRQNASFAISRHYSRFDVFE; encoded by the exons ATGTTTATTGATGAAGAGACGGAAGTATTTATGAAGAATTCAAGTGTCCTGGACAGCAGAAAGAGGGTTGGGATATGGAGGATTATCTTTGTCCGTAACATTCCATACACCGATGCAAGACGAAATGGAAAG ATTCCAAAGCTTCTATTACATCGCATTTTTCCTAATGTACGATATTCTTTATGGATTGACGAAAAGCTTCAACTTGTCACTGATCCATATCAAATTCTTGAAAG GTTTTTGTGGCGGCAAAATGCTTCTTTCGCTATTTCAAGACATTATTCTCGTTTTGATGTGTTCGAATAA
- the LOC141678627 gene encoding putative hexosyltransferase MUCI70 isoform X2 — protein sequence MKNSSVLDSRKRVGIWRIIFVRNIPYTDARRNGKIPKLLLHRIFPNVRYSLWIDEKLQLVTDPYQILERFLWRQNASFAISRHYSRFDVFE from the exons ATGAAGAATTCAAGTGTCCTGGACAGCAGAAAGAGGGTTGGGATATGGAGGATTATCTTTGTCCGTAACATTCCATACACCGATGCAAGACGAAATGGAAAG ATTCCAAAGCTTCTATTACATCGCATTTTTCCTAATGTACGATATTCTTTATGGATTGACGAAAAGCTTCAACTTGTCACTGATCCATATCAAATTCTTGAAAG GTTTTTGTGGCGGCAAAATGCTTCTTTCGCTATTTCAAGACATTATTCTCGTTTTGATGTGTTCGAATAA